One genomic region from Tripterygium wilfordii isolate XIE 37 chromosome 20, ASM1340144v1, whole genome shotgun sequence encodes:
- the LOC119987116 gene encoding putative D-cysteine desulfhydrase 1, mitochondrial isoform X2: protein MNVYSSVYDLSSSTYLPIFRRFSYLNRRTVACSRRFHCNAAMDASNNSTASEGFDFLTQKPYSPPTWASHLNPIPSHIFSLAHVPTPIHKWNLPNLPKGTEVYLKLLVDEDPGLTGNLLVERFVGAHIDLISKEEYADIGSVALTSILKEKLLKEGRRPYVIPVGGSDSLGTWGYIEAIREIEQQLQIGTGKVKFDDIVVACGSGGTTAGLSLGSWLSTLKAKVHAFSVCDSPDYFYDFVQDLLDGLEAGVDSRDVVNIQNAEGMGYAINTTEELKFVKEIASATGVVLDPVYSGKAAYGMLKDMAEDPKKWEGRKILFIHTGGLLGLFDKVDQMTPLVGNWRRMNVHESVPRKEGVGKMF from the exons ATGAACGTGTATAGCTCAGTTTACGATCTGAGTTCATCTACTTATCTTCCAATCTTCAGAAGGTTTAGCTATTTGAATCGACGAACTGTCGCCTGTTCTCGTCGCTTTCACTGTAACGCGGCAATGGATGCCAGCAACAATTCCACAGCAAGCGAGGGCTTCGATTTCCTGACGCAAAAGCCCTACTCTCCTCCTACTTGGGCATCTCATCTCAATCCAATCCCCTCTCACATCTTCTCGCTCGCTCAT GTACCAACTCCAATTCACAAGTGGAACCTTCCGAATCTTCCAAAAGGCACTGAGGTTTATTTGAAG CTTCTTGTTGACGAAGATCCTGGGTTGACGGGCAATCTCTTGGTTGAGCGTTTTGTCGGAGCTCATATTGATCTTATTTCAAAGGAAGAGTATGCAGATATTGGAAGCGTG GCTCTTACTAGCATCTTAAAAGAAAAGCTGCTTAAAGAAGGGAGAAGGCCATATGTTATTCCTGTTGGTGGCTCAGATTCCCTAGGAACGTG GGGCTATATTGAAGCAATCAGGGAGATTGAACAGCAGCTTCAGATTGGGACTGGGaaagtcaaatttgatgatatTGTTGTTGCATGTGGCAG TGGGGGTACAACTGCCGGTCTGTCTTTGGGATCATGGCTGAGTACGTTGAAGGCAAAA GTTCATGCATTCTCTGTTTGTGACAGCCCTGATTATTTTTACGACTTTGTTCAAGACCTGCTTGATGGACTTGAAGCAGGTGTTGACTCACGTGATGTGGTCAACATACAAAAT GCCGAAGGTATGGGGTACGCAATTAACACCACTGAGGAGCTTAAATTTGTGAAGGAAATTGCTTCAGCTACTGGTGTTGTTCTTGACCCAGTTTACAG TGGAAAAGCTGCTTATGGAATGTTGAAAGACATGGCTGAAGATCCAAAGAAGTGGGAAGGGAGAAAGATCCTCTTCATCCACACCGGTGGCCTTCTTGGGTTGTTTGACAAAGTTGACCAGATGACTCCATTGGTTGGGAATTGGCGAAGGATGAATGTTCATGAATCCGTTCCTAGAAAGGAAGGTGTTGGGAAAATGTTCTAA
- the LOC119987116 gene encoding bifunctional D-cysteine desulfhydrase/1-aminocyclopropane-1-carboxylate deaminase, mitochondrial-like isoform X1, producing MNVYSSVYDLSSSTYLPIFRRFSYLNRRTVACSRRFHCNAAMDASNNSTASEGFDFLTQKPYSPPTWASHLNPIPSHIFSLAHVPTPIHKWNLPNLPKGTEVYLKRDDLSAMQLSGNKVRKLEFLMADAVAQGADCIITIGGIQSNHSRATAVAAKYLNLDCYLILRTSKLLVDEDPGLTGNLLVERFVGAHIDLISKEEYADIGSVALTSILKEKLLKEGRRPYVIPVGGSDSLGTWGYIEAIREIEQQLQIGTGKVKFDDIVVACGSGGTTAGLSLGSWLSTLKAKVHAFSVCDSPDYFYDFVQDLLDGLEAGVDSRDVVNIQNAEGMGYAINTTEELKFVKEIASATGVVLDPVYSGKAAYGMLKDMAEDPKKWEGRKILFIHTGGLLGLFDKVDQMTPLVGNWRRMNVHESVPRKEGVGKMF from the exons ATGAACGTGTATAGCTCAGTTTACGATCTGAGTTCATCTACTTATCTTCCAATCTTCAGAAGGTTTAGCTATTTGAATCGACGAACTGTCGCCTGTTCTCGTCGCTTTCACTGTAACGCGGCAATGGATGCCAGCAACAATTCCACAGCAAGCGAGGGCTTCGATTTCCTGACGCAAAAGCCCTACTCTCCTCCTACTTGGGCATCTCATCTCAATCCAATCCCCTCTCACATCTTCTCGCTCGCTCAT GTACCAACTCCAATTCACAAGTGGAACCTTCCGAATCTTCCAAAAGGCACTGAGGTTTATTTGAAG CGTGATGATCTTTCGGCCATGCAATTGAGTGGTAACAAAGTCAGGAAATTAGAATTCTTGATGGCAGATGCTGTGGCTCAGGGTGCTGATTGTATTATTACAATTGGTGGTATCCAAAGCAATCACAGCCGTGCCACAGCTGTTGCTGCAAAGTATCTTAATCTTGACTGCTATCTTATATTACGCACATCCAAG CTTCTTGTTGACGAAGATCCTGGGTTGACGGGCAATCTCTTGGTTGAGCGTTTTGTCGGAGCTCATATTGATCTTATTTCAAAGGAAGAGTATGCAGATATTGGAAGCGTG GCTCTTACTAGCATCTTAAAAGAAAAGCTGCTTAAAGAAGGGAGAAGGCCATATGTTATTCCTGTTGGTGGCTCAGATTCCCTAGGAACGTG GGGCTATATTGAAGCAATCAGGGAGATTGAACAGCAGCTTCAGATTGGGACTGGGaaagtcaaatttgatgatatTGTTGTTGCATGTGGCAG TGGGGGTACAACTGCCGGTCTGTCTTTGGGATCATGGCTGAGTACGTTGAAGGCAAAA GTTCATGCATTCTCTGTTTGTGACAGCCCTGATTATTTTTACGACTTTGTTCAAGACCTGCTTGATGGACTTGAAGCAGGTGTTGACTCACGTGATGTGGTCAACATACAAAAT GCCGAAGGTATGGGGTACGCAATTAACACCACTGAGGAGCTTAAATTTGTGAAGGAAATTGCTTCAGCTACTGGTGTTGTTCTTGACCCAGTTTACAG TGGAAAAGCTGCTTATGGAATGTTGAAAGACATGGCTGAAGATCCAAAGAAGTGGGAAGGGAGAAAGATCCTCTTCATCCACACCGGTGGCCTTCTTGGGTTGTTTGACAAAGTTGACCAGATGACTCCATTGGTTGGGAATTGGCGAAGGATGAATGTTCATGAATCCGTTCCTAGAAAGGAAGGTGTTGGGAAAATGTTCTAA
- the LOC119987321 gene encoding glutamate decarboxylase-like yields the protein MVITTAVDSAEHVNCTFASRYVRTPVPRFKMPEMSMPKDAAYQVINDELMLDGNPRLNLASFVTTWMEPECNDLIMASINKNYVDMDEYPVTTELQNRCVNMIANLYHAPVGDDETAVGVGTVGSSEAIMLAGLAFKRKWQNKRKAEGKPYDKPNIVTGANVQVCWEKFARYFEVELKEVKLTEGYYVMDPVKAAEMVDENTICVAAILGSTLTGEFEDVKLLNELLTKKNKETGWDTPIHVDAASGGFIAPFLYPDLEWDFRLPLVKSINVSGHKYGLVYAGVGWAIWRTKEDLPEELIFHINYLGADQPTFTLNFSKGSSQIIAQYYQFIRLGFEGYKNVVENCMENTRVLREGIERTGKFDIVSKDVGVPLVAFSLKDSSQFTVFEISKHLRKYGWIVPAYTMPPNAEQVAVLRVVIREDFSRSLVERLISHIEEVLKELQTLPDLVAAKAAHVSATVDKALESHEGVKRVKRSVRETQEEITSIWRRFVDGKRTGVC from the exons ATGGTGATCACGACGGCCGTCGACTCCGCAGAGCATGTGAACTGCACTTTTGCCTCACGCTATGTGCGGACTCCTGTGCCTAG atTCAAGATGCCGGAGATGTCGATGCCCAAAGATGCGGCGTATCAGGTGATAAACGATGAATTGATGCTGGATGGGAATCCGAGGCTGAATTTGGCGTCCTTCGTCACGACTTGGATGGAGCCGGAGTGTAATGATCTCATCATGGCTTCCATTAACAAGAACTATGTTGACATGGACGAATACCCTGTTACCACTGAACTCCAG AACCGGTGTGTGAATATGATAGCTAATCTGTACCACGCTCCGGTTGGGGATGATGAAACTGCAGTCGGGGTTGGGACTGTGGGGTCTTCGGAGGCAATAATGCTGGCTGGACTTGCTTTCAAAAGGAAGTGGCAGAACAAAAGGAAAGCAGAGGGCAAACCCTATGATAAACCCAACATAGTCACTGGAGCAAACGTGCAG GTGTGCTGGGAGAAGTTCGCTAGGTACTTTGAGGTTGAGCTGAAAGAGGTAAAGCTTACAGAGGGATATTATGTAATGGATCCTGTGAAAGCAGCTGAAATGGTGGATGAGAATACGATATGCGTGGCAGCCATTCTTGGGTCAACCCTGACAGGAGAGTTTGAGGATGTGAAGCTACTTAATGAACTCCTCACCAAAAAGAACAAGGAGACCGGATGGGACACCCCAATTCATGTTGATGCTGCGAGTGGAGGGTTCATTGCCCCTTTTCTTTATCCAGATCTTGAGTGGGATTTTCGTTTGCCATTGGTAAAGAGCATCAATGTTAGTGGTCATAAGTATGGCCTTGTATATGCTGGTGTTGGCTGGGCTATATGGAGGACCAAGGAGGACTTGCCAGAGGAGCTTATCTTTCATATCAACTACCTTGGGGCTGATCAGCCCACTTTCACTCTAAACTTTTCCAAAG GCTCTAGTCAAATAATTGCTCAGTATTATCAGTTTATACGGCTTGGCTTTGAG GGTTACAAGAATGTCGTTGAAAACTGTATGGAGAATACGAGAGTGCTGAGAGAAGGAATAGAGAGAACAGGTAAATTTGACATCGTCTCCAAGGATGTTGGCGTGCCTCTGGTGGCATTCTCCCTAAAGGACAGCAGTCAATTCACCGTGTTTGAGATATCTAAGCATTTGAGAAAATATGGATGGATCGTTCCTGCCTACACAATGCCTCCAAATGCAGAACAAGTAGCCGTCCTTCGGGTGGTTATTAGGGAGGATTTCAGCCGAAGCCTAGTGGAGAGATTAATCTCACACATTGAGGAAGTCCTGAAGGAGCTGCAGACACTTCCCGACCTTGTTGCAGCTAAAGCTGCCCATGTTTCAGCCACTGTTGATAAAGCACTTGAAAGCCATGAAGGTGTGAAGCGTGTTAAGAGAAGTGTGAGGGAGACTCAAGAGGAGATCACCAGTATCTGGAGGCGTTTTGTTGATGGAAAGAGAACTGGAGTCTGTTAG